A genomic window from Arthrobacter sp. FW305-BF8 includes:
- a CDS encoding TIGR04028 family ABC transporter substrate-binding protein: MALPKPVRSLAAGVAALALATALAGCSTSSGAAQVDAGKPVSGGTLTYLEQQAHTNLYPPAGGFYPNGGILNQITDKLTYQNPETLKIEPWLAESWTSNPALTEYTFKLRSGVTFSDGTPVDAAAVARNFDTYGLGNKALNQPVSEVINNYDHSEVIDPHTVKFHFKKSSPGFLQGTATIGSGIVSISTLDRNFDDLGSAKNIIGSGPFTVANEVLGKEVDLSARPDYNWGPKTADHQGRAYMDAVKIVVTPEDSVRTGSLIAGQGDLIRQVQAYDEKQVESKGFKIFAPGTRGVNDSIVFRPDNALVADVRVRQALLKATDRDEIVETIFSDNYPVATSVLSKEAIGYVDLSAKLGHDPEKAKELLDDAGWKPGADGIRSKDGKQLSLTIYESLPQPQNKAVLQLVAQQWEKVGVKLNILAGDSGSKTVDSLDPEKTPVSVAMVGRADPDVIKSQFYPKNRDALLQKGGSSQKVKSFVDQKLNALLEAETSRTDPAQRLKDVAEVQNHLIDQALVIPIFEEPQVFAAAPYLQGLGFEAVGRPSLYGVWLAKH; the protein is encoded by the coding sequence GTGGCTCTACCCAAACCTGTCCGGAGTCTCGCTGCCGGCGTCGCTGCCCTGGCCCTGGCCACCGCGCTGGCCGGCTGCAGCACCAGTTCGGGCGCGGCACAGGTCGATGCCGGCAAGCCCGTCAGCGGAGGCACGCTGACCTATCTGGAACAGCAGGCCCACACCAACCTGTATCCCCCGGCCGGCGGTTTCTACCCCAACGGCGGCATCCTTAACCAGATCACCGACAAGCTGACCTACCAGAACCCGGAGACCCTCAAGATCGAGCCGTGGCTCGCCGAATCCTGGACCAGCAACCCGGCGCTGACGGAGTACACCTTCAAGCTGCGCAGCGGCGTCACCTTCTCAGACGGCACACCGGTGGATGCTGCCGCCGTCGCCCGGAACTTCGACACCTACGGCCTGGGCAACAAGGCCCTCAACCAGCCGGTGTCCGAGGTGATCAACAATTACGACCACAGCGAGGTCATCGACCCCCATACCGTGAAGTTCCACTTCAAGAAGTCCTCCCCGGGCTTCCTGCAGGGCACCGCCACCATCGGCTCGGGCATCGTGTCCATCAGCACCCTGGACCGGAACTTTGACGACCTCGGCAGCGCCAAGAACATCATCGGCAGCGGCCCGTTCACCGTCGCCAACGAAGTTCTGGGCAAGGAAGTCGACCTCAGTGCCAGGCCCGACTACAACTGGGGACCCAAGACGGCCGACCACCAGGGCCGTGCGTACATGGACGCGGTGAAGATCGTAGTGACCCCGGAGGACAGCGTGCGCACCGGCTCACTGATCGCCGGGCAGGGCGACCTGATCCGCCAGGTCCAGGCCTACGACGAGAAGCAGGTGGAGTCCAAGGGCTTCAAGATCTTCGCGCCCGGCACCCGCGGCGTCAACGACAGCATCGTCTTCCGCCCCGACAACGCCCTCGTTGCCGACGTCCGCGTTCGCCAGGCGCTCCTCAAGGCCACCGACAGGGACGAGATCGTGGAGACCATCTTCTCCGACAACTACCCGGTGGCCACCTCGGTGCTGTCCAAGGAAGCCATCGGCTACGTGGACCTCTCCGCCAAGCTCGGTCACGACCCGGAGAAGGCCAAGGAACTGCTGGACGACGCCGGGTGGAAGCCGGGTGCCGACGGCATCCGCAGCAAGGACGGCAAGCAGCTGTCCCTGACGATTTATGAATCGCTGCCGCAGCCGCAGAACAAGGCCGTGCTGCAGCTGGTCGCCCAGCAGTGGGAGAAGGTTGGCGTCAAGCTCAACATCCTCGCCGGTGACTCGGGCAGCAAGACCGTCGACAGCCTTGACCCGGAGAAGACCCCGGTGTCCGTGGCGATGGTGGGACGCGCCGATCCGGATGTCATCAAGAGCCAGTTCTACCCCAAGAACCGCGATGCCCTGCTCCAGAAGGGCGGCAGCAGCCAGAAGGTGAAGAGCTTTGTGGACCAGAAGCTGAACGCGCTCCTGGAAGCCGAAACGTCCCGCACCGATCCGGCACAGCGCCTCAAGGATGTCGCGGAGGTCCAGAACCACCTGATCGACCAGGCCCTCGTGATTCCGATCTTCGAGGAGCCGCAGGTCTTCGCCGCAGCACCGTACTTGCAGGGCCTCGGCTTCGAAGCTGTCGGACGCCCCAGCCTGTACGGCGTTTGGCTCGCCAAGCACTGA
- the nac gene encoding nitrogen assimilation transcriptional regulator NAC: MDTRKLAYFVQIVDSGSITKAAAALHVAQPALSQQVSALETELKQRLLIRSKQGVQPTAAGHTLYRHAQSILRLVAQARVDVAKSGAAPSGRVSIAIAPYSMASSLTPQIISEVARRYPDIVLHVTEIYGGVLSEAIKNGRLDMALIYEPGPIRGVLFTTMIVEDLHLVVNAARPDVNSENGEITLEEVARLGLFLPEKIHTLRQAVEAGFDSKGLKLQLVGEVESVPSLTRLLRADLGATILPKSAADALFHEEDFHVLRIVDPALQCKIALCTPDHDPLSEAASAVLLVLKEMLQEMLNDKYGRS, from the coding sequence GTGGATACCAGGAAACTGGCGTACTTCGTACAGATCGTGGACTCGGGGAGCATCACCAAGGCCGCGGCTGCGCTGCACGTGGCCCAGCCGGCCCTGAGCCAGCAGGTTTCGGCGCTTGAGACAGAACTGAAGCAGCGACTGCTGATCCGCAGCAAGCAGGGCGTGCAGCCCACGGCCGCCGGGCACACGCTGTACCGCCATGCCCAGTCCATCCTGCGGCTCGTCGCGCAGGCCCGAGTGGACGTTGCCAAGTCGGGGGCGGCGCCGTCCGGCCGTGTGTCGATTGCCATTGCGCCCTACAGCATGGCATCGAGCCTGACCCCGCAGATCATCAGCGAGGTGGCCCGCCGGTACCCCGACATCGTCCTGCACGTCACGGAGATTTACGGCGGCGTCCTGAGTGAAGCCATCAAGAACGGCCGGCTGGACATGGCGCTCATCTACGAGCCCGGCCCCATCCGCGGCGTCCTGTTCACCACCATGATCGTCGAGGACCTGCACCTGGTGGTCAACGCCGCCAGACCGGACGTTAACTCGGAGAACGGCGAGATCACGCTGGAGGAGGTGGCCCGGCTGGGGCTCTTCCTTCCCGAGAAGATTCACACGCTGCGCCAGGCTGTGGAGGCGGGTTTCGACAGCAAGGGGCTCAAACTCCAGCTCGTGGGCGAGGTGGAGTCGGTGCCCTCGCTGACCCGGCTGCTGCGGGCCGACCTTGGGGCCACCATCCTGCCCAAGTCGGCGGCGGACGCACTGTTCCACGAGGAGGACTTCCATGTCCTGCGGATTGTGGACCCGGCGCTGCAGTGCAAGATCGCGCTGTGCACACCCGATCACGACCCCCTCTCGGAGGCGGCATCGGCAGTGCTCCTGGTACTGAAGGAAATGCTCCAGGAAATGCTTAACGACAAGTACGGCCGATCATAG
- a CDS encoding 4-carboxy-4-hydroxy-2-oxoadipate aldolase/oxaloacetate decarboxylase produces the protein MIHVKTNIERPDADAVRRLAQFSSATIHEAQGRKGALSSRIKPIDRSMSFCGPATTVRCAPRDNLMLQVAIHYAEAGDVILAAAGEYEEAGTFGDVLGNAMKAKGLAGLVTDSGVRDTQDLIELGLPVFSGSVSIKGTVKETIGPINHPVVFGDEIIYPGDVLRGDADGVVVVRKDEIEEVIRLSQERDDAERELIGLYKAGGTTIDLCNLTEVLKAKGLLVEHA, from the coding sequence GTGATCCACGTAAAGACCAACATCGAACGACCCGACGCCGACGCCGTCCGCCGCCTGGCGCAGTTCTCCTCGGCCACGATCCACGAGGCACAGGGCCGCAAGGGCGCGCTCAGCTCCAGGATCAAGCCGATCGACCGCAGCATGTCCTTCTGCGGCCCCGCCACTACGGTCCGCTGCGCACCGCGGGACAACCTCATGCTGCAGGTGGCCATCCACTACGCCGAGGCCGGCGACGTTATCCTGGCCGCGGCGGGGGAGTACGAGGAAGCGGGCACGTTCGGCGACGTCCTGGGCAACGCCATGAAGGCCAAGGGCCTCGCGGGCCTGGTGACGGACTCCGGTGTCCGCGACACCCAGGACCTCATCGAGCTGGGCCTGCCCGTCTTCTCCGGAAGCGTGTCCATTAAGGGCACCGTTAAGGAAACCATCGGCCCGATCAACCACCCGGTGGTTTTCGGTGACGAGATCATTTACCCGGGCGACGTCCTCCGCGGCGATGCCGACGGCGTGGTGGTTGTCCGCAAAGACGAGATCGAGGAAGTCATCCGCCTCTCGCAGGAACGCGACGACGCCGAGCGCGAGCTGATCGGGCTCTACAAGGCCGGCGGAACCACCATCGACCTGTGCAACCTCACCGAGGTGCTCAAGGCCAAGGGCCTGCTGGTCGAGCACGCGTAG
- a CDS encoding ABC transporter permease has protein sequence MRRHLLSRHLLSRAGQATLVLWAAFTVAFILLQALPGDALLIKYQNPDMGLSPQEIEDIRTSYGADTPLFLQYLHSLAGFLTGNLGYSVQAGVPVVDQLAANVPSTLALAGLGFLAAVVLAAAIAFLSSLAPFSWLRNAVQSLPSLFISVPVFWLGIVLIQIFSFQLKLIPVINPPEALGLVLPVATLAIPISAPLAQVLIRSIDDVGTQPFVAVARSRGGSNVWVLGHHVVRNAVLPALTIAGVLLGELIGGAVVTETVFGRNGIGQLTQEAVNSQDAAVLQAVVVLAAAAFVLVNLAVDLLYPVLDPRLKRKAGALT, from the coding sequence ATGCGCCGCCACCTTCTGAGCCGCCATCTTCTGAGCCGTGCAGGGCAGGCCACGCTGGTGCTGTGGGCCGCCTTCACTGTCGCGTTCATCCTGCTTCAGGCGCTGCCCGGTGATGCCCTCCTGATCAAGTACCAGAACCCCGACATGGGGCTGAGCCCGCAGGAGATCGAGGACATCCGCACCTCCTACGGCGCGGACACCCCGCTATTCCTGCAATACCTGCATTCCCTGGCGGGCTTCCTCACGGGAAACCTGGGCTATTCGGTTCAGGCCGGCGTTCCGGTGGTGGACCAGCTGGCGGCCAACGTGCCGTCAACCCTGGCCCTGGCCGGACTCGGCTTCCTGGCCGCGGTGGTCCTGGCCGCTGCGATAGCGTTCCTCTCCAGCCTGGCGCCGTTCAGCTGGCTGCGGAACGCGGTCCAGTCACTGCCGTCACTGTTCATCTCGGTGCCGGTGTTCTGGCTCGGGATCGTGCTGATCCAGATCTTCTCCTTCCAACTGAAGCTCATTCCCGTGATCAACCCGCCCGAGGCGCTGGGCCTAGTACTGCCGGTGGCAACGCTGGCGATCCCGATTTCGGCGCCACTGGCACAGGTGCTGATCCGCAGCATCGACGACGTCGGGACACAGCCTTTCGTGGCCGTCGCACGGTCACGGGGCGGCAGCAACGTGTGGGTGCTGGGCCACCACGTGGTACGGAACGCCGTGCTGCCCGCGCTCACGATCGCCGGTGTCCTGCTGGGCGAACTCATTGGCGGGGCGGTGGTCACGGAGACCGTCTTCGGCCGCAACGGCATAGGCCAGCTGACCCAGGAGGCCGTGAACAGCCAGGACGCCGCCGTACTGCAGGCCGTCGTGGTCCTGGCCGCCGCGGCGTTCGTGCTGGTCAACTTGGCCGTCGACCTCCTATATCCCGTCCTGGACCCCCGACTGAAGCGAAAGGCAGGTGCCCTCACGTGA
- a CDS encoding amylo-alpha-1,6-glucosidase, producing MAGWNADTAAGPLGAGTVTLVEGSSFCISLPNGDISTEHPHGLFVQDARILSGWSLTVDGLALEPLAAETKEPYRALFVGRVPRSDGYADSPLIVERLREVGAGIQEQVTVRNFSLEPVDCVVAVKIGADFADLFEVKEARILRRWDEKRQADGGSLTIRAAWQDVRKGVVVQAPGADVTADAVTYRATVPAHGHWSTVLTVLPSTEGSNAPVAFVHSGGDGLSPRDVRRREWVAKIPVLQMGNRSVERTLRRSYDDLGALRIEDPDHPERVVVAAGAPWFMTLFGRDSLWASVMAMPVDPSLALGTLQTLADRQGSVVDPMTEEEPGKILHEVRLDVSSGLSLGGKSAYYGSVDATPLFLMVLGAVSRWGFGADTIAALLPHADRALEWIMKYGDRDGDGFVEYERLNDQGLINQGWKDSWDGINFANGRLAEPPIALCEVQAYVYVAYLSRAWLAYDAGDTAFGNELADRAAQLKKQFNEQFWIPERGYYAIALDGKKRQVDACASNMGHCMLQGLIDEDKAPQVAERLMSPEMFSGWGVRTLASDMGAYNPASYHNGSVWPHDNAIVAAGLLRYGFVEEAQRIATGMMDAAEYSDGRLPELFCGFSREQLAAPVPYPTACSPQAWAATAPIQLVTSLMRYDPVVSAGGVWMDPVLPPSFGDLHITNAPLGGGRITIDIANSVPSVQGLSQGMTLHQGHRPWMVELVQQADHRRRERLENWGR from the coding sequence ATGGCTGGATGGAATGCTGATACGGCGGCGGGTCCATTGGGGGCCGGGACGGTCACCTTGGTCGAGGGATCGTCCTTCTGCATCTCCCTACCGAACGGGGACATCAGCACAGAGCATCCGCATGGCCTCTTTGTGCAGGACGCCCGCATCCTCTCGGGCTGGAGCCTGACGGTTGACGGCCTGGCGCTGGAGCCGCTGGCAGCTGAGACGAAGGAGCCGTACCGGGCGCTGTTTGTGGGTCGGGTTCCCCGCTCGGACGGCTACGCCGACAGTCCCCTGATCGTGGAGCGGCTGCGGGAGGTGGGGGCCGGCATCCAGGAGCAGGTCACCGTCCGTAATTTCTCCCTCGAGCCTGTCGACTGCGTCGTCGCTGTCAAGATCGGGGCGGACTTCGCGGACCTCTTCGAGGTGAAAGAGGCTCGCATCCTGCGGCGCTGGGACGAAAAACGGCAGGCCGACGGCGGTTCGCTCACCATTCGGGCGGCGTGGCAGGACGTCCGGAAGGGCGTGGTGGTCCAGGCTCCGGGTGCGGACGTTACGGCGGACGCCGTGACGTACCGGGCCACGGTTCCGGCGCACGGACACTGGAGCACGGTCCTGACAGTGCTGCCCAGTACCGAGGGATCCAATGCGCCGGTGGCTTTCGTGCATTCCGGGGGTGATGGCCTGTCTCCCCGGGACGTACGCCGGCGGGAGTGGGTGGCGAAAATTCCGGTCCTGCAGATGGGCAACCGGTCGGTGGAACGCACCCTGCGCCGCAGCTATGACGACCTGGGCGCCCTGCGGATCGAGGACCCCGACCATCCTGAGCGCGTCGTGGTGGCCGCCGGGGCGCCCTGGTTCATGACCCTGTTCGGCAGGGACTCGCTTTGGGCTTCGGTCATGGCGATGCCGGTGGATCCATCCCTGGCCCTGGGCACGCTGCAGACCCTGGCCGACCGGCAGGGATCCGTCGTGGACCCGATGACCGAGGAGGAACCGGGCAAGATCCTCCATGAGGTCCGGCTCGACGTTTCCAGCGGGCTGTCCCTGGGCGGCAAGTCGGCCTACTACGGCAGCGTCGACGCGACACCCCTGTTCCTGATGGTGCTCGGTGCGGTCAGCCGCTGGGGCTTCGGTGCGGACACGATCGCTGCTTTGCTGCCCCACGCGGACCGCGCACTCGAGTGGATCATGAAATACGGGGACAGGGACGGCGACGGCTTCGTCGAGTACGAGCGCCTCAACGACCAGGGCCTGATCAACCAGGGCTGGAAGGATTCCTGGGACGGAATCAACTTCGCTAACGGCAGGCTTGCCGAGCCGCCGATCGCACTCTGCGAGGTCCAGGCCTACGTTTACGTCGCTTACCTTTCGCGCGCATGGCTGGCGTACGACGCCGGGGACACGGCTTTTGGTAATGAGCTCGCCGACCGCGCGGCCCAGCTGAAGAAACAATTCAACGAACAGTTCTGGATCCCTGAACGCGGGTACTACGCCATTGCCCTGGACGGGAAGAAAAGACAGGTGGATGCCTGCGCTTCGAATATGGGTCACTGCATGTTGCAGGGCCTCATTGACGAGGACAAGGCCCCTCAGGTGGCCGAACGGCTGATGTCCCCGGAGATGTTCAGCGGCTGGGGCGTGCGTACCCTGGCCAGCGACATGGGCGCCTACAACCCCGCCAGCTACCACAACGGATCGGTGTGGCCGCACGACAACGCCATCGTCGCGGCCGGGCTCCTCCGCTATGGCTTCGTCGAGGAGGCACAGCGGATCGCCACCGGCATGATGGATGCTGCCGAATACTCCGACGGCCGGCTCCCGGAGCTGTTCTGCGGTTTCAGCCGGGAACAGCTCGCCGCTCCCGTCCCGTATCCGACGGCGTGCTCGCCGCAGGCCTGGGCAGCTACCGCGCCCATCCAGCTGGTGACGAGCCTGATGCGGTACGACCCCGTCGTTTCCGCGGGCGGCGTCTGGATGGACCCGGTCCTTCCTCCGTCCTTTGGGGACCTGCACATCACCAACGCTCCGCTGGGCGGCGGCCGCATCACCATCGACATCGCCAATTCCGTCCCGTCGGTCCAAGGGCTGTCTCAGGGGATGACGCTCCACCAGGGGCACCGGCCGTGGATGGTCGAACTGGTCCAGCAGGCCGATCACCGCCGGAGGGAGCGGTTGGAAAACTGGGGCAGGTAG
- a CDS encoding aspartate transaminase, with the protein MSEFEPASRVSRIKQSASVAAAARVRELKAEGRRILDLTVGEPDFDTPEHIKAAAVEAISKGETKYTSVTGTPALQKAILQTIELRSGVHYTPAEITIGGGAKQVIFTAFMASLDAGDEVVVPAPYWVSYPDMVLANEGTPVVVTCGEESGFKLTPKALAGALNKRTKWVILNTPSNPTGAVYSKSELRALADVLADFPHVNVLTDEIYDQIYFGSGRILSLVEVAPELKDRILAVNGVSKAYAMTGWRLGYASGPAPLIAAINKLQSQISSCPSSVSQAASAAALTGDQSFVRESVEVYRSRRDAAVAALNAVDGLSCATPEGAFYAYVNCGGAIGKTTPEGKVIANDEDFTLYLLEAASVAVIQGSAYGLGPYFRISYATSLDVIEESIAAIDKAVRALS; encoded by the coding sequence ATGTCTGAATTTGAACCTGCATCGCGAGTGTCCCGCATCAAGCAATCTGCCAGCGTGGCCGCAGCGGCCCGCGTGCGTGAGCTGAAGGCAGAAGGGCGCCGGATCCTGGACCTGACGGTCGGCGAGCCGGACTTCGATACCCCTGAGCACATCAAGGCGGCAGCGGTTGAAGCCATCAGCAAGGGGGAGACGAAGTACACCTCGGTCACCGGCACGCCGGCGCTGCAGAAGGCGATCCTCCAGACCATCGAGCTGCGCAGCGGCGTCCACTACACCCCGGCCGAGATCACGATCGGCGGTGGCGCCAAGCAGGTGATCTTCACGGCGTTCATGGCCTCCCTGGACGCGGGCGACGAGGTTGTGGTTCCCGCACCGTACTGGGTCTCCTACCCGGACATGGTGCTCGCGAACGAGGGCACGCCCGTGGTTGTCACCTGCGGCGAGGAGTCGGGCTTCAAGCTCACCCCCAAAGCATTGGCCGGTGCCCTCAACAAGCGGACCAAGTGGGTCATCCTGAACACCCCGTCAAACCCCACGGGCGCCGTGTACTCCAAGTCGGAACTGCGGGCCTTGGCCGATGTTCTGGCGGACTTCCCGCACGTGAACGTCCTGACGGATGAGATCTACGACCAGATCTACTTCGGCTCCGGCCGGATTCTGAGCCTGGTGGAGGTTGCTCCGGAACTCAAGGACCGCATCCTTGCTGTCAACGGTGTTTCGAAGGCCTACGCCATGACCGGCTGGCGGCTGGGTTACGCTTCCGGACCGGCGCCGCTGATCGCGGCCATCAATAAGCTCCAGTCCCAGATCTCCTCCTGCCCGTCCTCGGTGAGCCAGGCCGCCAGCGCTGCCGCGCTCACCGGCGACCAGTCCTTCGTGCGGGAGAGCGTCGAGGTTTACCGCAGCCGGCGCGATGCAGCGGTAGCCGCGCTGAACGCCGTCGACGGCCTTTCATGCGCGACGCCGGAAGGTGCCTTTTACGCGTACGTCAATTGCGGCGGTGCCATCGGCAAGACCACCCCGGAGGGAAAGGTCATCGCCAACGACGAGGACTTCACGCTCTATCTTCTGGAGGCAGCCTCCGTCGCCGTCATCCAGGGCTCGGCCTATGGACTGGGTCCATACTTCCGCATCTCCTACGCCACCAGCCTCGACGTCATTGAAGAGTCCATCGCAGCCATCGACAAGGCCGTCCGGGCCCTCAGCTAA
- a CDS encoding ABC transporter permease, whose product MSHVSLAGTPVTATPDTDSPEEVPSRPRLRIQPGLVLSWLVLGLVALWTIAPGLFTAHSATSGTARDKLLPPGGGHLLGTDELGRDLYSRIVHGSINSVTGALVAVAVGLVVGTLLGLLAGSIGGITDAVVMRIVDVLLSIPGLLLSLSIIIILGFGTVNAAIAVGVGSVASFARLSRAEVLRVRRSDFVEAAFGSGGTFAAVLRRHILPNSAGPVLALVALQFGAAILAISTLGFLGYGAPPPTPEWGLLIAEGRNYVATSWWLTTYPGLVVVAVVLSANRISHSIRKVQP is encoded by the coding sequence GTGAGCCACGTCAGCCTGGCCGGCACACCGGTAACGGCCACCCCGGACACGGACAGCCCGGAAGAAGTCCCCAGTCGCCCCCGCCTCCGCATCCAGCCCGGACTGGTGCTGTCCTGGCTGGTCCTGGGCCTCGTGGCGCTCTGGACCATCGCCCCGGGGCTTTTCACCGCCCACAGCGCCACCTCGGGAACCGCCCGGGACAAGCTGCTGCCACCCGGCGGCGGGCACCTGCTCGGCACCGACGAGCTGGGACGTGATCTCTACTCGAGGATCGTGCATGGCTCCATCAACTCCGTGACCGGCGCCTTGGTGGCCGTCGCGGTGGGGCTGGTGGTCGGAACCCTCCTGGGTCTCCTCGCCGGTTCCATCGGCGGGATCACCGACGCCGTCGTGATGCGGATTGTGGACGTCCTGCTGTCCATTCCCGGCCTCCTGCTGTCGCTGAGCATCATCATCATCCTCGGCTTCGGCACCGTGAACGCGGCCATCGCCGTCGGCGTCGGCTCGGTGGCCAGCTTCGCCCGGCTCTCGCGTGCCGAGGTCCTGCGAGTCCGGCGCAGCGACTTCGTCGAGGCCGCGTTCGGCAGCGGCGGGACCTTCGCCGCCGTCCTCCGCCGGCACATCCTGCCCAATTCCGCCGGTCCCGTCCTTGCACTGGTCGCGCTTCAGTTCGGAGCCGCGATCCTGGCGATCTCCACCCTTGGATTCCTTGGCTACGGTGCCCCGCCACCCACGCCCGAATGGGGGCTGCTGATAGCCGAGGGACGGAACTACGTGGCCACGTCCTGGTGGCTCACCACCTATCCCGGGCTGGTGGTGGTGGCCGTCGTCCTGTCAGCCAACCGCATCAGCCACTCGATCCGAAAGGTTCAGCCGTGA